A section of the Callospermophilus lateralis isolate mCalLat2 chromosome 16, mCalLat2.hap1, whole genome shotgun sequence genome encodes:
- the Tigd5 gene encoding tigger transposable element-derived protein 5 isoform X2: protein MYPASPPAGSALHLAQHCDRCPPPGRLAEPPRAPLPAPDPVARPPHAAPGPRPRVAVKMAFRKAYSIKDKLQAIERVKGGERQASVCRDFGVPGGTLRGWLKDEPKLRWFLDQLGGEVGTQRKKMRLANEEEIDRAVYSWFLTLRQHGVPLSGPVIQAQAEAFARQIYGPECTFKASHGWFWRWQKRHGISSQRIYGEAEPPPAGPAPGPPVKEEPAQPPSGGPLPDRAVAAPPPAEGGYGDEQIYNANVTGLYWRLLPEQAAPPGTEDPGARVCGWRADRVTVLLAANLTGSHKLKPLVIGQLPDPPSLRHHNQDKFPASYRYSPNAWLSRPLLRGWFFEEFVPGVKRYLRRSCLQQKAVLLVAHPPWPSWATRMPALEESEETPRRFGPEPLGPPEELQTPDGAVRVLFLSKGSSRAHIPAPLEQGVVAAFKHLYKRELLRLAVSCASGSPLDFMRSFMLKDMLYLTGLSWDLVQAGSIERCWLLGLRAAFEPGQQSAHQAEEAAEHSRALSDLTHLAALAYKRLAPEEVAEWLHLDDDGGLPEVCREEF, encoded by the exons ATGTACCCCGCGAGTCCTCCCGCAGGCTCGGCCCTGCACTTGGCCCAACACTGCGACCGCTGCCCTCCGCCCGGGCGTCTTGCGGAGCCGCCGCGGGCTCCCTTGCCCGCCCCGGACCCCGTCGCGCGCCCGCCGCACGCCGCGCCCGGGCCGCGGCCCCGCGTGGCAGTGAAGATGGCCTTCCGCAAGGCCTACTCCATCAAGGACAAGCTGCAAGCCATCGAGCGCGTCAAGGGCGGCGAGCGGCAGGCCAGTGTGTGCCGAGACTTCGGCGTGCCCGGCGGCACGCTGCGCGGCTGGCTAAAGGACGAGCCCAAGCTGCGCTGGTTCCTGGACCAGCTGGGCGGCGAGGTGGGCACGCAGCGCAAGAAGATGAGGCTGGCCAATGAGGAGGAGATCGACCGCGCGGTCTACTCTTGGTTCCTCACGCTGCGCCAGCACGGCGTGCCACTGTCGGGGCCGGTCATCCAGGCACAGGCCGAGGCCTTCGCGCGCCAAATCTACGGCCCCGAGTGCACCTTCAAGGCTAGTCACGGCTGGTTCTGGCGATGGCAGAAGCGCCATGGCATCTCCAGCCAGCGCATCTACGGCGAGGCCGAGCCCCCGCCTGCTGGACCCGCGCCTGGCCCACCAGTCAAGGAGGAGCCGGCGCAGCCTCCAAGCGGCGGCCCGCTGCCCGACCGGGCAGTGGCCGCGCCGCCCCCAGCCGAAGGCGGCTATGGTGACGAGCAGATCTACAATGCCAACGTCACTGGCCTTTACTGGAGGCTGCTTCCGGAGCAGGCTGCACCCCCGGGCACAGAGGACCCCGGGGCGAGGGTCTGCGGCTGGCGCGCCGACCGGGTGACGGTGCTGCTGGCCGCCAATTTGACGGGCAGCCACAAGTTGAAGCCACTGGTCATCGGGCAGCTGCCGGACCCGCCCAGCCTGCGCCACCACAACCAGGACAAGTTCCCAGCCTCCTACCGCTACAGCCCCAATGCTTGGCTCAGCCGCCCGCTGCTACGCGGCTGGTTCTTTGAGGAATTCGTTCCGGGCGTCAAGCGCTACCTGCGTCGAAGCTGTCTGCAGCAGAAGGCGGTGCTGCTGGTGGCCCACCCGCCCTGGCCAAGCTGGGCCACCAGGATGCCCGCCCTGGAAGAAAGCGAGGAGACCCCCAGGCGGTTTGGGCCTGAGCCCTTGGGGCCCCCTGAAGAGCTGCAGACACCAGACGGCGCTGTGCGGGTTCTTTTCCTGTCCAAGGGCAGCAGCAGGGCACACATTCCTGCACCGCTGGAGCAGGGTGTGGTGGCTGCCTTCAAGCATCTGTATAAGCGGGAGCTGCTGCGGCTGGCAGTGTCCTGTGCTAGCGGCTCCCCGCTGGACTTTATGCGCAGCTTCATGCTTAAGGACATGCTGTATCTGACTGGCCTCTCCTGGGACCTGGTGcaggcaggcagcattgagcgctGCTGGCTGCTGGGCCTGAGGGCTGCCTTCGAGCCTGGACAGCAGTCAGCCCACCAAGCTGAGGAGGCTGCGGAGCACAGCAGGGCGCTTAGTGACCTCACACATTTGGCTGCTCTGGCCTACAAGCGCCTGGCACCTGAAGAGGTGGCTGAGTGGCTGCACCTGGACGATGATGGGGGCCTCCCTGAGGTCTGCAGAGAGGAA TTCTAG
- the Tigd5 gene encoding tigger transposable element-derived protein 5 isoform X1, whose protein sequence is MYPASPPAGSALHLAQHCDRCPPPGRLAEPPRAPLPAPDPVARPPHAAPGPRPRVAVKMAFRKAYSIKDKLQAIERVKGGERQASVCRDFGVPGGTLRGWLKDEPKLRWFLDQLGGEVGTQRKKMRLANEEEIDRAVYSWFLTLRQHGVPLSGPVIQAQAEAFARQIYGPECTFKASHGWFWRWQKRHGISSQRIYGEAEPPPAGPAPGPPVKEEPAQPPSGGPLPDRAVAAPPPAEGGYGDEQIYNANVTGLYWRLLPEQAAPPGTEDPGARVCGWRADRVTVLLAANLTGSHKLKPLVIGQLPDPPSLRHHNQDKFPASYRYSPNAWLSRPLLRGWFFEEFVPGVKRYLRRSCLQQKAVLLVAHPPWPSWATRMPALEESEETPRRFGPEPLGPPEELQTPDGAVRVLFLSKGSSRAHIPAPLEQGVVAAFKHLYKRELLRLAVSCASGSPLDFMRSFMLKDMLYLTGLSWDLVQAGSIERCWLLGLRAAFEPGQQSAHQAEEAAEHSRALSDLTHLAALAYKRLAPEEVAEWLHLDDDGGLPEVCREEVSPVWPPVLAPLSPASLPSSMGGGEEEEEEVTERGGVLVPTAGEAVWGLETALRWLESQDPNEVGPLRLVQLRSLISMARRLGGIEPSPAVSDDSV, encoded by the coding sequence ATGTACCCCGCGAGTCCTCCCGCAGGCTCGGCCCTGCACTTGGCCCAACACTGCGACCGCTGCCCTCCGCCCGGGCGTCTTGCGGAGCCGCCGCGGGCTCCCTTGCCCGCCCCGGACCCCGTCGCGCGCCCGCCGCACGCCGCGCCCGGGCCGCGGCCCCGCGTGGCAGTGAAGATGGCCTTCCGCAAGGCCTACTCCATCAAGGACAAGCTGCAAGCCATCGAGCGCGTCAAGGGCGGCGAGCGGCAGGCCAGTGTGTGCCGAGACTTCGGCGTGCCCGGCGGCACGCTGCGCGGCTGGCTAAAGGACGAGCCCAAGCTGCGCTGGTTCCTGGACCAGCTGGGCGGCGAGGTGGGCACGCAGCGCAAGAAGATGAGGCTGGCCAATGAGGAGGAGATCGACCGCGCGGTCTACTCTTGGTTCCTCACGCTGCGCCAGCACGGCGTGCCACTGTCGGGGCCGGTCATCCAGGCACAGGCCGAGGCCTTCGCGCGCCAAATCTACGGCCCCGAGTGCACCTTCAAGGCTAGTCACGGCTGGTTCTGGCGATGGCAGAAGCGCCATGGCATCTCCAGCCAGCGCATCTACGGCGAGGCCGAGCCCCCGCCTGCTGGACCCGCGCCTGGCCCACCAGTCAAGGAGGAGCCGGCGCAGCCTCCAAGCGGCGGCCCGCTGCCCGACCGGGCAGTGGCCGCGCCGCCCCCAGCCGAAGGCGGCTATGGTGACGAGCAGATCTACAATGCCAACGTCACTGGCCTTTACTGGAGGCTGCTTCCGGAGCAGGCTGCACCCCCGGGCACAGAGGACCCCGGGGCGAGGGTCTGCGGCTGGCGCGCCGACCGGGTGACGGTGCTGCTGGCCGCCAATTTGACGGGCAGCCACAAGTTGAAGCCACTGGTCATCGGGCAGCTGCCGGACCCGCCCAGCCTGCGCCACCACAACCAGGACAAGTTCCCAGCCTCCTACCGCTACAGCCCCAATGCTTGGCTCAGCCGCCCGCTGCTACGCGGCTGGTTCTTTGAGGAATTCGTTCCGGGCGTCAAGCGCTACCTGCGTCGAAGCTGTCTGCAGCAGAAGGCGGTGCTGCTGGTGGCCCACCCGCCCTGGCCAAGCTGGGCCACCAGGATGCCCGCCCTGGAAGAAAGCGAGGAGACCCCCAGGCGGTTTGGGCCTGAGCCCTTGGGGCCCCCTGAAGAGCTGCAGACACCAGACGGCGCTGTGCGGGTTCTTTTCCTGTCCAAGGGCAGCAGCAGGGCACACATTCCTGCACCGCTGGAGCAGGGTGTGGTGGCTGCCTTCAAGCATCTGTATAAGCGGGAGCTGCTGCGGCTGGCAGTGTCCTGTGCTAGCGGCTCCCCGCTGGACTTTATGCGCAGCTTCATGCTTAAGGACATGCTGTATCTGACTGGCCTCTCCTGGGACCTGGTGcaggcaggcagcattgagcgctGCTGGCTGCTGGGCCTGAGGGCTGCCTTCGAGCCTGGACAGCAGTCAGCCCACCAAGCTGAGGAGGCTGCGGAGCACAGCAGGGCGCTTAGTGACCTCACACATTTGGCTGCTCTGGCCTACAAGCGCCTGGCACCTGAAGAGGTGGCTGAGTGGCTGCACCTGGACGATGATGGGGGCCTCCCTGAGGTCTGCAGAGAGGAAGTGAGCCCTGTCTGGCCCCCTGTATTGGCCCCTCTATCCCCAGCCAGCCTGCCCTCTAGCATGGGGggtggagaagaggaggaggaggaggtcacTGAGCGTGGTGGGGTGTTGGTACCCACTGCAGGGGAGGCTGTGTGGGGGCTGGAGACAGCTCTGCGGTGGCTGGAGAGCCAGGACCCCAATGAGGTGGGGCCACTGAGGCTGGTACAGCTGCGCTCACTCATCAGCATGGCTCGGAGGTTGGGGGGCATTGAACCTTCCCCTGCAGTTTCAGATGACAGTGTGTGA